A DNA window from uncultured Methanoregula sp. contains the following coding sequences:
- a CDS encoding cofactor-independent phosphoglycerate mutase, with protein MKYIVVLGDGMADEPLAELGNKTPLEYADTPNMDRMAAEGTCGMLRTIPDGFEAGSDIANMSVLGYAPEKYYTGRGPLEALSMGVDLAPDDVAYRCNLVTIAENTMVDFSAGHISSAEGAELFASLQPELPDVMVRAGVSYRNLLVVPGGTGSASTPPHDIVGQGISPFLPKGGDAELLHQCMETSRKVFDNHPVNIARIKAGKHPATRIWPWSGGHKPAFPSFEKKYGKKGGIISAVDLLNGIGRCAGMEAITVPGATGYIDTDYDAKARYALDAIQHLDFLYLHIEAPDEAGHMGSIKEKVKAIERVDDVVGMILNEFEGVVAVLPDHPTPIRIKTHSRDPVPFVVRGKGADKKTRVYSEKDARLGSAGTKNATEFLDYLFS; from the coding sequence ATGAAATATATCGTTGTCCTTGGCGACGGCATGGCGGATGAGCCGCTCGCAGAACTTGGGAACAAGACCCCGCTGGAATATGCCGATACACCGAATATGGACCGGATGGCTGCAGAAGGAACCTGCGGCATGCTCAGGACCATTCCCGATGGGTTCGAGGCAGGCAGTGATATTGCCAATATGTCCGTTCTGGGATACGCCCCGGAGAAGTACTACACCGGCCGCGGCCCGCTCGAAGCCCTGAGCATGGGTGTGGATCTCGCCCCGGATGATGTAGCATACCGGTGCAATCTTGTCACCATTGCCGAGAATACCATGGTGGACTTCTCGGCAGGCCACATCTCCAGTGCCGAGGGAGCGGAACTCTTTGCCTCGCTCCAGCCGGAACTTCCTGATGTCATGGTCAGGGCCGGGGTCAGTTATCGCAACCTGCTTGTTGTTCCCGGGGGCACTGGTTCAGCCTCGACCCCGCCGCACGATATTGTCGGACAGGGGATATCCCCGTTCCTTCCCAAGGGCGGCGATGCAGAACTTCTCCACCAGTGCATGGAGACAAGTCGGAAAGTCTTCGATAACCACCCGGTGAACATCGCCCGCATCAAAGCCGGCAAGCACCCGGCAACCCGGATCTGGCCCTGGAGCGGGGGGCACAAACCTGCGTTCCCGTCCTTTGAGAAGAAGTACGGAAAGAAGGGCGGGATCATCTCGGCCGTGGATCTCCTCAACGGGATTGGCCGCTGTGCCGGTATGGAAGCGATCACCGTCCCGGGCGCAACCGGCTACATCGACACCGACTACGATGCGAAAGCCCGGTATGCTCTCGATGCCATACAGCACCTTGATTTCCTTTACCTCCACATAGAGGCTCCCGACGAGGCCGGCCACATGGGAAGCATTAAGGAGAAAGTGAAGGCCATCGAGCGGGTGGACGATGTTGTGGGCATGATCCTCAATGAGTTCGAAGGAGTTGTAGCGGTCCTTCCCGATCATCCCACGCCCATCAGGATCAAAACCCACTCCCGCGACCCGGTTCCGTTTGTGGTCCGGGGAAAAGGAGCGGATAAAAAGACCCGGGTCTATTCCGAGAAGGACGCCCGGCTGGGCAGTGCGGGCACAAAAAACGCAACAGAGTTCCTGGATTACCTCTTCTCGTGA
- a CDS encoding NAD-dependent epimerase/dehydratase family protein, giving the protein MFDVVTGGAGFIGSHLVDTLVAQGNEVLVIDSLCAGRRETIARHIDDNKVRFVEKDLLGDGWQDSIEGADRLFHLAADPDVRQSAVNPDPTMQNNVMATYRVLEAMRLHNVPELVFTSTSTVYGDATIIPTPENYTPLEPISIYGASKLACEALISAYCHSFGMKAWIFRFANIIGERSGHGVITDFIRKLEENPKELEILGDGKQTKSYLEIHECIAAMLYATGKARGTVNTFNIGSEDWIDVKSIAEIVTEEMHLPDTKFRFTGGDRGWVGDVPKMQLSIEKIKGLRWKPQTGSRESVRIAVRDLLANR; this is encoded by the coding sequence ATGTTTGATGTGGTGACAGGCGGGGCCGGATTCATCGGCTCCCATCTGGTGGACACGCTCGTTGCACAGGGCAACGAGGTCCTTGTGATCGATTCCCTCTGCGCCGGGCGCAGGGAGACGATTGCCCGGCATATCGATGACAATAAAGTACGATTCGTGGAAAAAGACCTCCTTGGCGATGGCTGGCAGGATTCGATTGAGGGAGCGGACCGGTTATTCCACCTCGCAGCAGACCCCGATGTGCGGCAGAGTGCGGTCAACCCCGACCCGACCATGCAGAACAACGTCATGGCCACCTACCGGGTACTCGAAGCCATGCGCCTGCACAATGTCCCCGAACTGGTGTTTACGTCCACGTCAACGGTTTATGGCGATGCGACAATCATTCCCACTCCCGAGAACTATACCCCGCTTGAACCTATCTCGATTTATGGGGCAAGCAAGCTTGCCTGCGAGGCATTGATCTCCGCGTACTGCCACTCGTTCGGCATGAAAGCCTGGATATTCCGATTCGCGAACATCATTGGGGAACGGAGCGGTCACGGCGTTATCACCGATTTCATCCGGAAACTCGAGGAGAATCCCAAGGAACTTGAAATCCTCGGCGATGGAAAGCAGACAAAGTCCTATCTCGAAATTCACGAATGCATTGCGGCCATGCTCTACGCGACAGGGAAGGCCCGGGGTACGGTCAACACGTTCAATATCGGCTCCGAGGACTGGATCGATGTGAAGAGCATTGCAGAGATCGTGACCGAAGAGATGCACCTTCCCGATACAAAGTTCCGGTTCACCGGTGGCGATCGCGGCTGGGTTGGCGATGTGCCGAAGATGCAACTCTCTATCGAGAAGATCAAGGGACTCCGGTGGAAACCGCAGACCGGGTCCCGTGAGAGTGTCCGGATCGCGGTCCGGGACCTGCTTGCCAACCGGTGA
- a CDS encoding methanogenesis marker 12 protein has product MFIGIDHGTSAMRFAGGKGEFKISREAAKSFKLADLARICPVDEIEGIAVCYSMGDNFSKITRIGKLKDRGLVSREGAGKHIGGGTRVYDEVAASGIPAIVIPGLHRGSPTDPRFKVYSHQTSPEKIGIAYEVCEKLGEDAIISDVSSNTVSLLVSKGKLVGAFDACIFAPGTQHGALDVDAIRKIDNGECTANEAFQHAGVTYSLPEEERLPAVALFAAMECAALRLLNPRAPIALAGSLAPEIAGEVRSLLGCDVAVYDEWCASRGLSKIARDVFSGKDSILGLDTDL; this is encoded by the coding sequence ATGTTCATCGGGATCGATCACGGCACATCCGCAATGAGGTTTGCCGGAGGCAAGGGCGAGTTCAAGATCTCGCGCGAGGCTGCAAAGAGCTTCAAGCTAGCCGATCTTGCCCGTATCTGTCCTGTTGATGAGATCGAAGGAATCGCGGTCTGCTACTCCATGGGCGACAACTTCTCGAAGATCACGCGGATTGGAAAACTGAAAGACCGGGGTCTCGTCAGCCGCGAGGGAGCGGGAAAACATATCGGAGGCGGGACCCGGGTCTATGACGAGGTGGCGGCAAGCGGGATTCCGGCCATCGTGATCCCCGGCCTTCACCGGGGTTCTCCCACCGACCCGCGGTTCAAAGTATATTCCCACCAGACGAGCCCGGAGAAGATAGGCATAGCGTACGAAGTCTGCGAAAAACTGGGCGAAGATGCCATCATCTCGGATGTCAGCTCCAACACGGTCTCGCTCCTTGTTTCAAAAGGAAAACTGGTCGGGGCTTTCGATGCCTGCATCTTTGCTCCGGGCACCCAGCATGGGGCCCTTGACGTGGACGCGATCCGGAAGATCGACAACGGGGAGTGCACGGCAAATGAAGCGTTCCAGCACGCGGGGGTAACCTATTCCCTGCCGGAAGAAGAGCGCCTTCCGGCAGTTGCTCTCTTTGCGGCAATGGAATGTGCTGCGCTGCGCCTTCTCAACCCCCGCGCTCCCATTGCACTTGCAGGAAGCCTGGCACCGGAAATTGCAGGGGAAGTCAGATCGCTTTTAGGCTGCGATGTGGCAGTTTACGATGAATGGTGTGCTTCACGGGGTTTATCCAAAATAGCCCGGGACGTCTTTTCCGGGAAAGATTCTATCCTTGGTCTCGATACGGATCTCTAG